The DNA segment GACCCTTGAGGTCGGGGTTGTTGACCACTCGAGAGTCGACACTTGCTGGGTGATTACCGGGCTCACTCCTGTAGCGCCCACTCGCCGGGTGCGGTCATCTCGACGACGTCTCGGCGTTCCATCTCGGTCAGCACCTCGGTCAGCCGGTTTGGCTGGGCGATTTCCATCTCGATGCGGTCGACGTCGTGATACTCGTTCAGATAGTGTCGGATATCGGCTTTGGCGAACGAATCCTCGTCCGCCGTCTCCATCACGCCTGAAATGAGGTCGATCATATCCTCGATGAAGTTCCAGGGATAGACGACCCAGGCCCACTCCTCGAGCTGTTCGCCGACGTAATCGGGTTCGAACTCGCTGGTCTGGAGTAACTGAAGGGTCGCGGTTCGAACGGTACCGGCATTGCGCTGTTCGACGTACTCCTGTGCGCGTTTGATCGAGCCGCCAGTGTCGGCGATATCGTCGATGATCAGGACGTCTTTGCCCTCGACGCTACCTTCGGGCATCGGGTACCTGATGGTTGGCTCGCCCGATTTCTCGGCAGTACCGACGTAGTGTTCCATCTTCAGACTCGTCAGGTCGTCGAGTCCGAGGAAGTCACAGATACATCGGCCCGCGAACCAGCCACCTCGAGCGAGTGCGACGATGACGTCGGGTTCGAACTCGTCGCTCCGGACGTCGTCGCTGACGTCCCGGCACAGGCTGTAGATGTACTCCCAGTTCGTGATCGTGCAGTTGAAATCGTCCGGCAACTCGGACATGATATGGTCTCCTGGTCGAACGGATGATGGCATCCCTCTTAAGTCGGCTGATACAGTCTGCTGTACCCGTCTATCGGAGTCGGGTTTCGTCCGTCACGGTGACCGTGATTGCGCCGCAGGAACACTCGTACACGCGACGGGTACCGCCTGCGGTCGTCATCGTCAACTGGGCTTGATCGTCGGCCAGTGGCCGTTCACATCGGTCACAGGCACAGGATACGTTCTCGAGCATCGGTTCGTTTGTCACTCACCGCGACCCACCCTTAAGGTACGCCAACAGGAGAGTGAAAGTGAAAGTGGTCGGTCTCGAGTTGGCAGCCTTCGCCTTCGGCGTTTCGTTCCGACCAGATCATGCTATCGGGTCACCGCCAGAGGAGCATCCCGTGTAGTGGCACAACACCTATTTGGTCCCCGTTCAGTGGTGTGTGATAATGGC comes from the Natronosalvus amylolyticus genome and includes:
- a CDS encoding phosphoribosyltransferase produces the protein MSELPDDFNCTITNWEYIYSLCRDVSDDVRSDEFEPDVIVALARGGWFAGRCICDFLGLDDLTSLKMEHYVGTAEKSGEPTIRYPMPEGSVEGKDVLIIDDIADTGGSIKRAQEYVEQRNAGTVRTATLQLLQTSEFEPDYVGEQLEEWAWVVYPWNFIEDMIDLISGVMETADEDSFAKADIRHYLNEYHDVDRIEMEIAQPNRLTEVLTEMERRDVVEMTAPGEWALQE